Proteins from a single region of Geothrix sp. PMB-07:
- a CDS encoding queuosine precursor transporter, which produces MRFQPTPIQAKDQALARFKWYELMVHVFVVVLLVSNLVGQKPTAIGPFIFSGAQLLFPITYIFGDVFTEVYGYGASRRAIWLGFFASLLMGGFGLFMVWIPPAPGWPADHQRAFEIVFATAARGIVASLAAFWVGEFVNSYVMAKMKVWTKGRALWSRTIGSTVAGQAVDSLIVSFGLFAFTLPVKTILIMAGSGYLAKVIYEACMTPLTYLVVNGLKKVEGVDVYDEGTNFSPFVKD; this is translated from the coding sequence ATGCGCTTCCAACCTACCCCCATCCAGGCCAAGGATCAGGCGCTCGCCCGGTTCAAGTGGTACGAGCTCATGGTGCACGTCTTCGTGGTGGTGCTGCTGGTCAGCAACCTCGTGGGCCAGAAGCCCACGGCCATCGGCCCCTTCATCTTCAGCGGCGCCCAGCTGCTCTTCCCCATCACCTACATCTTCGGCGACGTGTTCACGGAGGTGTACGGCTACGGCGCCAGCCGCCGCGCCATCTGGCTGGGTTTCTTCGCCAGCCTGCTCATGGGGGGCTTCGGCCTCTTCATGGTCTGGATTCCTCCTGCGCCCGGCTGGCCTGCAGACCACCAGCGGGCCTTCGAGATCGTGTTCGCCACCGCGGCCCGGGGCATCGTGGCGAGCCTGGCGGCCTTCTGGGTGGGGGAGTTCGTCAACAGCTACGTGATGGCCAAGATGAAGGTGTGGACGAAAGGCCGCGCGCTCTGGAGCCGCACCATCGGCTCCACGGTGGCGGGGCAGGCGGTGGACAGCCTCATCGTGTCCTTCGGCCTCTTCGCCTTCACACTGCCCGTGAAAACGATCCTGATCATGGCGGGCTCGGGCTACCTGGCCAAGGTGATCTACGAGGCCTGCATGACGCCCCTCACCTACCTGGTGGTGAATGGCCTGAAGAAGGTCGAAGGCGTCGACGTGTATGACGAGGGCACCAACTTCAGTCCGTTCGTGAAGGACTAG
- a CDS encoding IS5 family transposase (programmed frameshift), whose product MSGEQPDWHLQLEPLLPSEQGGMGRPRLDNRPIVEAILWKHRTGAPWRDLPESFGPWNTVFTRFNRWNRSGVWQRVLEALRGEADCEWVMVDGTVIRAHQHAAGAKGGPTFQGLGRSRGGFSTKVHLIGDAHGNPVDFVLTPGQSHESKQLGSLLMGREAGAVLGDRAYDGKSCRDQIASIGAEAVVPPHPCRKDPAAFDKHFYKARHAVENLFAKLKQYRSLATRYDKTMRNYSAMVAIACVLTWLRL is encoded by the exons ATCTCGGGTGAACAACCTGATTGGCACTTACAGCTAGAGCCTCTGCTGCCGAGCGAGCAGGGTGGAATGGGGCGCCCTCGCCTGGACAATCGCCCCATCGTTGAAGCGATCCTCTGGAAGCACAGAACGGGAGCGCCCTGGAGAGATTTGCCTGAATCCTTCGGACCTTGGAACACGGTCTTCACGCGCTTCAATCGGTGGAATCGGAGCGGAGTCTGGCAGCGGGTCCTCGAAGCCCTTCGAGGTGAAGCGGATTGCGAATGGGTCATGGTCGACGGAACCGTTATCCGCGCCCATCAGCATGCGGCTGGTGCAAAAGGGGGACCTACAT TCCAAGGGCTTGGCCGCTCGCGCGGCGGTTTCTCGACCAAAGTCCACCTGATCGGGGATGCCCACGGCAACCCCGTCGATTTCGTGCTGACACCAGGCCAGTCGCACGAGAGCAAGCAACTCGGAAGCCTATTAATGGGCCGGGAGGCCGGGGCTGTTCTCGGTGATCGTGCCTACGACGGAAAGTCCTGCCGGGATCAGATCGCGTCTATTGGAGCAGAGGCAGTTGTTCCACCTCATCCATGCAGGAAGGATCCAGCCGCCTTCGATAAGCATTTCTACAAGGCCCGCCACGCCGTCGAGAACCTGTTCGCGAAGCTCAAACAATACCGAAGCCTCGCTACCCGTTACGACAAAACCATGCGCAACTACAGCGCCATGGTCGCCATTGCCTGTGTCCTTACCTGGCTCCGACTTTGA
- a CDS encoding IS481 family transposase, which translates to MVKRVLEEDWTVRDASESIGISTRRAYRWLARFKTEGPIGLLDRSSQPHRLARSHELGLVVEAVGRRRRGQAAIQIASELGVPRSTVGFWLRKARISKASDLQPKEPDNRYEHAAPGDLLHLDTKKLANFHEVGHRATGIRHHKNRDAGYQVLHVCSDDHSRACYMEVLPDEKKETTASFLQRALLHFQARGVTARKLLTDNGSPYRSKAFKAMREAFGLTHSRTRPYRPRTNGKAERLIQTALREWAYGPTWQSSDERNQALGAWLHFYNHHRPHKALGGQPPVTRLVNLVGTDI; encoded by the coding sequence ATGGTGAAGCGCGTTCTGGAGGAGGACTGGACGGTCCGGGATGCGTCTGAATCCATAGGAATCAGCACGCGCAGGGCCTACCGATGGCTCGCTCGGTTCAAAACAGAGGGTCCGATCGGGCTCCTGGATCGCTCCAGCCAGCCGCATCGCCTGGCGCGAAGCCACGAGCTTGGCCTCGTCGTCGAGGCCGTAGGTCGAAGGCGGCGGGGCCAGGCGGCGATCCAGATTGCCTCGGAACTGGGCGTGCCCCGTTCCACCGTGGGCTTCTGGCTCCGCAAGGCGCGCATCTCCAAGGCTTCGGACCTCCAGCCCAAGGAACCCGACAACCGCTACGAACACGCGGCCCCCGGCGACCTCCTCCACCTGGACACCAAGAAGCTCGCCAACTTCCACGAAGTGGGCCACCGCGCCACAGGCATCCGCCACCACAAGAACCGCGATGCGGGCTACCAGGTGCTCCATGTCTGCTCGGACGACCACTCGCGGGCCTGCTACATGGAAGTGCTCCCGGACGAGAAGAAGGAGACCACTGCCTCATTCCTCCAGAGGGCGCTGTTGCACTTCCAGGCCCGGGGCGTCACCGCCCGCAAGCTGCTGACCGACAACGGCTCGCCCTACCGGTCCAAGGCGTTCAAGGCCATGCGCGAAGCCTTCGGCCTCACGCACAGCCGCACCCGCCCCTACCGCCCACGGACCAACGGCAAGGCCGAGCGCCTCATCCAGACCGCCCTGCGAGAGTGGGCCTACGGTCCCACCTGGCAGAGCTCAGACGAAAGAAACCAGGCGCTCGGCGCCTGGCTCCACTTCTACAATCACCACAGGCCCCACAAGGCCTTAGGTGGTCAGCCCCCTGTTACCCGGCTGGTCAACCTCGTTGGCACCGACATCTAG
- a CDS encoding DUF2911 domain-containing protein: MRGTALVFLAVAPALFAQAPALTLPEASPRAHVSQKVGLTDMNVTYNRPAVKGRKVWGGLVPYGQVWRAGANENTVVSFSTPVTVGGTTLPAGRYGLHMVPTATDWTVIFSAQSHGWGSYSYDPKEDLARVKATPVPTEPTERLAYTFDDPSEKGVTLSLRWEQLRVPIPLEVDTRAAVVASLREQLKGLHQFFPESWSGAAGWCLRNDVNLEEARTWIDRSLALRETFAGLRIKAALLEKAGDAKGAEALRAKALGIATEAEVNQQGYALLAQNKMDEALVLFQKNVKDHPDSWNAYDSLAEALAKKGDKAQAAANYRKALERVKQEDQRARIRTELDKLK, from the coding sequence ATGCGTGGTACTGCGCTTGTCTTCCTTGCGGTTGCCCCCGCGCTCTTCGCCCAGGCTCCGGCGCTCACGCTGCCGGAGGCCAGCCCGCGGGCGCACGTGAGCCAGAAGGTGGGGCTCACGGACATGAACGTGACCTACAACCGCCCCGCAGTGAAGGGGCGGAAGGTTTGGGGCGGCCTCGTGCCCTATGGCCAGGTGTGGCGGGCCGGGGCCAACGAGAACACCGTGGTGAGTTTTTCCACCCCGGTCACCGTGGGGGGAACCACGCTGCCGGCAGGGCGCTACGGTCTGCACATGGTGCCCACCGCCACCGACTGGACGGTGATCTTCAGCGCCCAGTCTCACGGTTGGGGCAGCTATTCCTACGATCCCAAGGAGGACCTGGCCCGGGTGAAGGCGACTCCTGTGCCCACGGAACCCACCGAGCGGCTGGCCTACACCTTCGACGATCCCAGCGAAAAGGGCGTCACCCTGTCCCTGCGCTGGGAGCAACTCCGGGTGCCCATCCCGCTGGAGGTGGACACCCGGGCCGCCGTGGTGGCCAGCCTTCGCGAGCAGCTGAAGGGCCTGCATCAGTTCTTTCCGGAGAGCTGGAGTGGCGCGGCGGGCTGGTGTCTGCGCAATGACGTGAACCTGGAAGAGGCCCGAACCTGGATCGACCGCTCCCTCGCCCTGCGCGAAACCTTCGCGGGACTGCGCATCAAGGCCGCGCTGCTGGAGAAGGCGGGGGATGCCAAGGGCGCCGAGGCCCTGCGAGCGAAGGCCCTGGGCATCGCCACGGAGGCCGAAGTCAATCAACAGGGGTATGCGTTGCTGGCCCAGAACAAGATGGATGAGGCCCTCGTCCTTTTCCAGAAGAACGTCAAGGACCATCCGGATTCCTGGAACGCCTATGACAGCCTCGCCGAGGCCCTCGCCAAGAAGGGCGACAAGGCGCAGGCCGCGGCCAACTACCGCAAGGCCCTGGAGCGCGTGAAGCAGGAGGATCAGCGTGCCCGCATCCGCACCGAGCTGGACAAGCTGAAATAG